A region of Limisphaerales bacterium DNA encodes the following proteins:
- a CDS encoding rod shape-determining protein RodA has protein sequence MKFIEQLIPWHRLDRLLLLCLAGLMAFGVLFVYSATYNNDTYTGAHWLRMPHYKQIIFYGIGIGAAFVLCLRDYQQTARWANVFYWLSLIMLVAVLIPGIGSVRFGARRWFDLGVTQFQPSELAKVAVVLALAQFLSRPPKELKEPKVLLKALALAGVPFALIFLEPDLGSALTLLPPALVMLYVAGVPGGFLRKLVGGVVIFVSLVLAYVFFMPKDWKPIQFPDYQKRRLMVYFNVDYASQYAGAGASQAEIRQARALQRQDSYNVVQAMISVGSGGLTGKGWKQGIQNAHGYLPRGVAHNDFIFSVIAEESGFAGSTLVILLYGGIIVAGIRTASQCRDRLGRLIAIGVVTLLFSHVFVNIGMNIRMVPVTGLPLPLLSSGGSSVVCSLLALGLLQNVRLYQRTI, from the coding sequence ATGAAGTTTATCGAACAACTCATCCCATGGCATCGGCTCGACCGATTGTTGCTACTGTGCCTTGCGGGTTTGATGGCGTTCGGGGTGCTCTTCGTTTACAGTGCCACGTACAACAACGACACATACACCGGCGCGCATTGGCTCCGAATGCCACATTATAAACAAATCATTTTTTACGGCATCGGCATCGGCGCGGCCTTCGTGTTGTGCCTGCGCGACTATCAACAAACGGCGCGTTGGGCCAATGTGTTTTACTGGCTCAGTCTCATTATGCTCGTCGCGGTGCTGATCCCCGGCATCGGCTCGGTGCGGTTTGGCGCGCGGCGGTGGTTTGATTTGGGGGTCACTCAATTTCAGCCATCGGAGCTGGCGAAGGTGGCTGTGGTGCTGGCGTTGGCGCAATTCCTCAGTCGCCCCCCCAAGGAATTAAAGGAGCCCAAAGTGCTTCTCAAAGCCCTCGCACTGGCGGGCGTGCCCTTCGCGCTAATCTTTTTGGAGCCGGATTTGGGCTCGGCACTGACGCTGTTGCCACCGGCTTTGGTGATGCTTTACGTGGCGGGTGTGCCGGGCGGTTTCCTGCGAAAATTAGTGGGCGGAGTCGTGATTTTCGTGTCATTGGTGCTGGCCTACGTATTTTTTATGCCAAAAGACTGGAAACCGATACAGTTTCCGGACTATCAAAAGCGACGGCTGATGGTGTACTTCAATGTGGACTACGCCAGCCAGTACGCCGGAGCAGGTGCTTCGCAAGCGGAAATCCGCCAGGCGCGTGCGCTGCAACGGCAGGATTCGTACAACGTCGTACAGGCGATGATCTCGGTGGGTTCAGGTGGGCTCACGGGCAAAGGCTGGAAACAGGGCATCCAAAATGCCCACGGCTACCTGCCACGGGGCGTGGCGCACAACGACTTTATTTTTTCGGTGATCGCCGAGGAGAGCGGGTTTGCGGGCAGCACGTTGGTGATTCTGCTGTACGGCGGCATCATCGTGGCGGGCATCCGCACGGCCAGCCAGTGCCGCGACCGGCTCGGAAGACTCATCGCCATCGGAGTGGTCACGCTGTTGTTCAGCCACGTGTTTGTAAACATCGGGATGAACATCCGGATGGTGCCGGTGACGGGGCTGCCATTACCGCTGCTCAGTTCGGGCGGCTCATCGGTGGTGTGTTCGTTACTGGCACTTGGGCTATTGCAAAATGTGCGGCTCTATCAACGAACAATTTAA
- a CDS encoding Rne/Rng family ribonuclease translates to MKNKPPREEPVEKGRANIEDGRVLDEPVYEKHHEPEILAAENEAAGIKPEPEEVAEQTTEPNPKEPAEEKGVVASVKRAARKIIRKLLPKQESDKEIIISAESLETRVALMEKGVLEDFTIERNNDERIVASIYKGKVRNLEDRLEAAFVDIGIEKNAFLHYWDITPTNLDNRYEMVERKNKPRNTPRLTRKDIPKKYPVGSDIVIQVTKGPIGTKGPRVTTHLAIPGRFIVLLPASDQLGISKKVQDPKERKRLKEILRTLDIPDNMGAIIRTAGEGQKKRYFIRDLAMLKEIWETVKDRIDNKPTPVCAFREPDLIERTVRDFLTEDVHRILIDNKSEYERMQKLIERISPRSKNKLQFYGEPQPIFDKLNISRQLGQAFSRKVTLKGGGAIVIDETEALVAIDVNTGSHKGGKDQSSTILKVNLESAEEICRQLRLRNMGGLIVIDFIDMKQRRDRDKVMQRMKEGLRRDKAKTHVLPISQLGLLEMTRQRHSESVLSTFYDECDYCKGRGHIKTPVTMSVEIQRKLDELLRKRQPGDDDDYQLRIVVNPNVLDRLRREDEDILINLEKKHLVKLAFRGDTSFHAEQFKIFDGLKNQELVSVGETVS, encoded by the coding sequence ATGAAAAATAAACCCCCGCGGGAAGAACCCGTTGAAAAAGGCCGGGCCAATATCGAGGACGGCCGCGTGCTCGATGAACCGGTTTATGAAAAACACCACGAACCGGAAATTCTTGCCGCTGAAAATGAAGCCGCCGGCATCAAGCCTGAGCCGGAAGAAGTGGCGGAACAAACCACTGAGCCTAACCCCAAGGAGCCCGCCGAAGAAAAAGGCGTGGTGGCCTCCGTGAAACGTGCCGCCCGTAAAATCATCCGTAAACTTCTGCCCAAACAGGAATCCGATAAGGAAATCATCATCAGCGCTGAATCACTCGAAACCCGCGTGGCGCTGATGGAAAAAGGTGTGTTGGAAGATTTCACCATCGAACGTAACAACGACGAACGCATTGTTGCCAGCATTTATAAAGGCAAAGTACGTAACCTCGAGGACCGTCTTGAAGCCGCCTTTGTAGACATTGGCATCGAAAAAAATGCCTTTCTGCACTATTGGGACATCACCCCCACCAACCTCGACAACCGATACGAAATGGTGGAACGCAAAAACAAACCGCGCAACACCCCCCGCCTCACGCGCAAGGATATCCCCAAAAAATACCCGGTTGGAAGCGACATCGTCATCCAGGTCACCAAAGGCCCCATCGGCACCAAAGGCCCGCGCGTCACCACGCACCTCGCCATCCCCGGCCGATTCATTGTGCTGCTGCCTGCGTCCGATCAACTCGGCATTTCCAAAAAGGTGCAGGACCCGAAGGAGCGCAAACGCCTCAAGGAAATCTTACGCACCCTCGACATCCCCGATAACATGGGCGCCATCATTCGCACTGCAGGCGAAGGACAGAAAAAACGATATTTCATCCGCGATCTCGCCATGCTCAAAGAGATTTGGGAAACGGTTAAAGACCGCATCGACAATAAACCTACTCCCGTTTGCGCCTTCCGCGAACCGGACTTGATCGAACGCACCGTGCGCGATTTTCTCACCGAAGATGTGCACCGCATTTTGATCGACAACAAATCCGAATACGAGCGGATGCAAAAACTCATCGAACGCATTTCGCCGCGCTCCAAAAACAAACTGCAATTCTACGGCGAACCGCAACCCATTTTTGATAAGCTGAACATCTCCCGACAACTCGGCCAAGCCTTCTCCCGCAAAGTCACGCTCAAAGGCGGCGGCGCAATTGTGATTGATGAAACCGAAGCACTCGTCGCCATCGACGTCAACACCGGCAGTCACAAAGGCGGCAAAGACCAAAGCAGCACCATCCTTAAAGTTAACCTCGAATCCGCTGAGGAAATTTGCCGGCAGCTTCGCCTTCGAAACATGGGCGGCCTCATCGTCATCGATTTCATCGATATGAAGCAGCGCCGTGACCGTGATAAAGTCATGCAACGCATGAAAGAAGGCCTCCGCCGCGATAAAGCCAAAACCCACGTGCTCCCTATCTCCCAGCTCGGCCTGCTGGAAATGACGCGCCAACGCCATTCCGAGAGCGTCCTATCCACTTTTTACGACGAATGTGACTACTGCAAAGGCCGCGGCCACATCAAGACGCCGGTGACCATGAGCGTGGAAATTCAACGCAAGCTCGACGAGCTACTACGCAAACGCCAACCGGGCGATGACGATGATTACCAATTGCGAATCGTCGTCAACCCCAACGTACTCGACCGGCTCCGCCGCGAGGACGAGGATATCCTCATCAACCTCGAGAAGAAACACCTCGTGAAACTCGCCTTCCGTGGAGACACATCATTCCATGCCGAACAATTCAAAATCTTCGACGGCCTCAAAAACCAAGAGCTCGTGAGCGTGGGCGAAACCGTTTCCTAA